A portion of the Micromonospora tarapacensis genome contains these proteins:
- the murJ gene encoding murein biosynthesis integral membrane protein MurJ — translation MSGGLYRSANAQQGGVPGGRPDDGATFISAEPLNQPAMESTAPPPEQVAEGSAAANSAVMAIGSLVSRGTGFLRTLAITAALGSAIGDAYTTAQILPGMVYEFLLGGILTSVLIPVLVRRRKFDGDSGQAYTQRLLTLAVLALGTAAVLAVALAPVLTWLYASDQSSDEYRSLVTALARLMLPMIFFTGLSALISAVLNTRGHFAAPMWAPILNNIVVIATAGLYIASFGTDVLDPGQMTDGRILLIGGGTLLGVAVQAGGLLPALRRVGFRWRLRFDFRALGLGELGRLGAWMFCYVAVSQLGLIVVFNLLSRTSGQAAGALIYNNVFLLLMMAHGIIAVSIITALMPRMSAAAADGRYADLAADLSRGTRTVSAVLAPVAVCYAVLATPIAFTLFRWGAFDADDARSTAPVLLFAAVALVPFAVSQLFTFAFYALPDTRTPALVNIPVVALRALVQIGLFVAFSASFAASGMMIGNAVSYLAAAIASAWLLRPRVGRIGLGAILRTLGRVAIAALGSALAGLLVVFLLPGDDTPTRTQAIVQLLVGGAVIGGTYLVLASVLRISEITEVVGLVRRRLGR, via the coding sequence CCAACCCGCGATGGAGTCGACCGCGCCGCCGCCGGAGCAGGTGGCGGAGGGCAGCGCCGCCGCCAACAGCGCGGTCATGGCGATCGGCAGCCTGGTCAGCCGGGGCACCGGGTTCCTGCGGACCCTCGCGATCACCGCCGCGCTGGGTTCGGCGATCGGTGACGCGTACACGACCGCGCAGATCCTGCCGGGAATGGTCTACGAGTTCCTGCTCGGCGGCATCCTCACAAGCGTGCTGATTCCGGTGCTGGTCCGGCGACGCAAGTTCGACGGCGACAGTGGCCAGGCGTACACCCAACGGCTGCTCACCCTGGCCGTGCTCGCCCTCGGCACGGCCGCGGTGCTCGCGGTCGCGCTGGCACCGGTGCTCACCTGGCTGTACGCGAGTGACCAGTCCAGCGACGAGTACCGGAGCCTGGTGACCGCCCTGGCCCGGCTGATGCTCCCGATGATCTTCTTCACCGGCCTGAGCGCGTTGATCAGTGCGGTACTCAACACCCGGGGGCACTTCGCCGCGCCGATGTGGGCGCCGATCCTGAACAACATCGTGGTGATCGCCACGGCCGGCCTCTACATCGCGAGCTTCGGGACGGACGTCCTCGACCCGGGCCAGATGACCGACGGCCGGATCCTGCTGATCGGCGGCGGGACGCTGCTCGGCGTGGCCGTCCAGGCCGGTGGGCTGCTGCCGGCGCTGCGCAGGGTCGGGTTCCGGTGGCGCCTCCGGTTCGACTTCCGCGCGCTCGGTCTCGGCGAGCTGGGCCGGCTGGGCGCCTGGATGTTCTGCTACGTGGCGGTCAGCCAGCTCGGCCTGATCGTGGTCTTCAACCTGCTCAGCCGGACCAGCGGGCAGGCGGCCGGCGCACTGATCTACAACAACGTCTTCCTGCTGCTGATGATGGCGCACGGCATCATCGCGGTCTCGATCATCACGGCGCTGATGCCCCGGATGAGCGCCGCCGCCGCCGACGGTCGGTACGCCGACCTCGCGGCCGACCTCTCCCGGGGCACCCGCACGGTCTCCGCGGTGCTCGCCCCGGTCGCGGTCTGCTACGCCGTGCTGGCCACCCCGATCGCATTCACGCTGTTCCGGTGGGGTGCCTTCGACGCCGACGATGCCCGCTCCACCGCCCCGGTGCTGCTCTTCGCCGCCGTGGCACTGGTGCCGTTCGCGGTGAGCCAGCTCTTCACCTTCGCCTTCTACGCGCTACCCGACACCCGCACCCCGGCGTTGGTGAACATCCCGGTGGTGGCGCTGCGGGCACTGGTACAGATCGGGCTGTTCGTGGCCTTCTCGGCGAGCTTCGCCGCCTCGGGGATGATGATCGGCAACGCCGTCTCGTACCTGGCCGCCGCCATCGCGTCCGCCTGGTTGCTGCGGCCCCGGGTGGGCCGCATCGGGCTGGGCGCGATCCTGCGCACCCTCGGGCGGGTGGCGATCGCCGCGCTCGGCTCCGCCCTGGCTGGTCTGCTGGTGGTGTTCCTGCTGCCGGGCGACGACACGCCGACCAGGACGCAGGCGATCGTGCAGTTGCTGGTCGGCGGCGCGGTGATCGGCGGTACGTATCTGGTCCTGGCCAGCGTGCTACGGATCTCCGAGATCACCGAAGTGGTGGGCCTGGTCCGCCGCCGGCTCGGCCGCTGA